From Calothrix sp. PCC 6303, a single genomic window includes:
- a CDS encoding quinone-dependent dihydroorotate dehydrogenase → MDIYQTAIRPLLFDLIKADPESLHTSTIRSLSWLGDTIHHPGNHWINQSLQKSLCFKDQRLQQNLFNSHFPNPVGLAAGFDKDGIAAPVWGSLGFGFAELGTVTFHPQPGNPSPRLFRLPLDSAALNRMGFNNLGAETMAARLTELRQNLDLPIPIGINLGKSKITPLEAAAEDYWNSFRLLKDCGEYFVVNVSSPNTPGLRSLQDSASLGLILAALQQENTSQKPIFVKIAPDLEWEAISEIINLATNYNLAGIIATNTTIRRDNLITQTIAKTGKPPQEEAGGISGAPVRDRSTEIIRYIHQQTQRKIPIIGVGGIFTPEHAWEKITAGASLVQIYTGWLYEGPWMIRHILQGLVTKLETQGLTSISQAIGIGNS, encoded by the coding sequence TTGGATATTTATCAAACCGCTATCCGCCCCCTTCTATTTGATTTAATTAAAGCTGATCCGGAATCTTTACATACCTCAACAATTCGGAGTTTGAGTTGGTTGGGAGATACGATTCACCATCCAGGAAACCACTGGATTAATCAAAGTCTCCAAAAATCGCTGTGTTTTAAAGATCAACGTTTGCAGCAAAATTTATTTAATTCACATTTTCCTAACCCTGTGGGTTTAGCTGCGGGATTCGATAAAGATGGTATTGCCGCGCCCGTTTGGGGCAGTTTGGGTTTTGGCTTTGCCGAACTGGGAACCGTCACATTTCATCCCCAACCGGGCAACCCATCACCACGATTATTCCGCTTACCCTTAGATTCGGCTGCTTTGAATAGAATGGGGTTTAATAATTTAGGTGCCGAAACCATGGCAGCGAGGCTAACAGAATTACGGCAAAATTTGGATTTACCCATACCTATTGGTATCAACCTGGGAAAATCTAAAATTACACCCCTGGAAGCCGCTGCTGAAGACTACTGGAACAGCTTCCGACTACTGAAAGATTGTGGAGAATACTTTGTTGTGAACGTATCTTCGCCCAATACACCCGGACTGCGATCGCTTCAAGATTCCGCGTCCCTTGGTTTAATCTTGGCAGCATTACAACAGGAAAACACATCACAAAAACCAATATTTGTCAAGATAGCCCCCGATTTAGAATGGGAGGCAATATCCGAAATTATCAACTTAGCCACTAATTACAACTTAGCGGGAATAATCGCCACAAACACGACGATTCGCCGCGACAACCTAATCACTCAAACCATTGCCAAAACTGGAAAACCACCCCAAGAAGAAGCCGGAGGAATCAGCGGAGCGCCAGTACGCGATCGCTCCACCGAAATCATCCGCTATATTCATCAACAAACACAACGAAAAATCCCCATCATTGGGGTTGGTGGCATCTTCACCCCAGAACATGCCTGGGAAAAAATTACCGCCGGAGCTAGCTTAGTCCAAATTTATACAGGATGGCTCTATGAAGGACCTTGGATGATTCGTCACATCCTCCAAGGCTTGGTAACTAAGCTAGAAACTCAAGGATTAACATCTATTTCCCAAGCCATTGGAATTGGAAATAGTTGA
- the glgB gene encoding 1,4-alpha-glucan branching enzyme, whose amino-acid sequence MTTIAPEQVNRIIWNQHHDPFEILGSHLVEQNGKNVWAVRAYLPNATEVWVVLPEERKEYPMQTVHDPHFFECIIENPKLTNYQLRIKEGDHELVVYDPYSFRSPNLTEFDLHLFSEGNHHRIYEKLGAHLSEVDGVKGVYFAVWAPSARNISVLGDFNLWDGRKHQMRRGSTGVWELFIPELTVGTHYKYEIKNNEGHIYEKTDPHGFQQEPRPKTASIVTDLNTYKWNDANWMEKRRHTEPLNQPISVYEVHIGSWLHAASSEPAKLPNGELSPVVTVSELNPGARFLTYRELAERLIPYVKELGYTHIELLPISEHPFDGSWGYQVSGYYAPTSRFGTPEDFMYFVDQCHSNDIGVIIDWVPGHFPKDGHGLAFFDGTHLYEHADPRKGEHKEWGTLVFNYSRNEVRNFLVANALFWLDKYHIDGIRVDAVASMLYLDYCRKDGEWVTNQYGGRENIEAADFLRQTNHLIFSYFPGAISVAEESTSWPMVSWPTYVGGLGFNLKWNMGWMHDMLDYFSMDPWFRQFHQNNITFSMWYHHSENFMLALSHDEVVHGKSNIIGKMPGDRWQKFANTRCLFSYMFAHPGKKTMFMSMEFGQWSEWNVWSDLDWKLLQYEAHQQLKQFFQDLNHLYRSEPALYSQDFAEEGFEWIDCTDNRHSVASFIRRDKDSNDFVITVCNFTPQPHSHYRIGVPEMGFYTELFNSDARKYGGSNMGNLGGKWTDNWSMHNREYSIDLCLPPLGVLILKLDKKKTTAALKQES is encoded by the coding sequence ATGACCACAATTGCACCAGAACAGGTTAACCGCATCATCTGGAACCAACATCACGACCCTTTTGAAATTCTAGGTTCTCACTTAGTAGAGCAAAATGGCAAAAATGTCTGGGCTGTGCGAGCTTATCTACCAAATGCCACCGAAGTTTGGGTCGTTTTGCCCGAAGAACGAAAAGAATACCCCATGCAGACGGTTCATGACCCTCACTTTTTTGAATGCATCATTGAAAACCCAAAATTAACAAACTATCAACTACGGATCAAAGAAGGCGATCACGAGCTTGTTGTCTATGATCCATATTCCTTCCGTTCGCCCAACTTAACAGAATTCGATTTACACTTATTTTCTGAAGGTAATCACCATCGGATCTATGAAAAGCTGGGGGCACACCTCAGCGAAGTCGATGGTGTTAAAGGCGTGTATTTTGCCGTGTGGGCACCCAGCGCTCGGAATATCTCAGTTCTAGGGGATTTCAACCTTTGGGACGGACGCAAGCATCAAATGCGCCGAGGTTCTACAGGTGTTTGGGAACTCTTCATCCCCGAACTTACCGTTGGAACACACTACAAATACGAAATTAAGAATAACGAAGGACATATTTACGAAAAAACCGATCCCCACGGCTTTCAACAAGAACCTCGCCCCAAAACCGCATCAATCGTCACGGATCTCAACACCTACAAGTGGAATGATGCCAACTGGATGGAAAAACGCCGTCACACCGAACCTCTCAACCAACCAATTTCGGTGTATGAGGTACATATCGGTTCTTGGTTACATGCTGCCAGTAGTGAGCCTGCTAAACTCCCCAACGGCGAATTATCCCCAGTGGTTACAGTGTCAGAACTTAACCCCGGTGCGCGCTTTCTTACGTACCGCGAACTAGCTGAAAGATTAATTCCCTACGTCAAAGAGTTAGGATACACCCACATAGAACTTCTACCCATCTCCGAACACCCATTTGATGGTTCCTGGGGTTATCAAGTCAGCGGGTATTATGCCCCCACTTCCCGATTCGGTACCCCTGAAGATTTTATGTATTTTGTGGATCAATGTCATTCCAATGATATTGGTGTAATTATCGATTGGGTTCCCGGTCATTTTCCCAAGGATGGGCATGGTTTAGCATTTTTTGATGGAACACACCTTTATGAACATGCAGACCCCCGCAAAGGTGAACACAAAGAATGGGGTACATTAGTATTTAACTATTCTCGCAACGAAGTTAGGAATTTCCTCGTTGCTAATGCTTTATTTTGGCTAGATAAGTACCACATTGATGGGATTCGTGTTGATGCTGTGGCATCGATGCTATACCTTGATTACTGCCGTAAAGATGGCGAATGGGTAACTAATCAGTATGGTGGTAGAGAAAATATTGAAGCTGCCGATTTCCTCCGTCAAACAAACCACCTGATTTTTAGTTACTTTCCTGGTGCAATTTCCGTTGCCGAAGAATCTACATCTTGGCCCATGGTATCTTGGCCCACATACGTTGGTGGTTTAGGTTTCAATTTAAAATGGAACATGGGTTGGATGCACGATATGTTGGATTATTTCAGCATGGATCCCTGGTTCCGTCAGTTCCACCAAAATAATATTACCTTTAGCATGTGGTATCACCACAGCGAGAACTTCATGCTGGCGCTTTCCCACGATGAGGTGGTACATGGAAAGAGTAATATCATCGGTAAAATGCCGGGGGATAGGTGGCAAAAGTTCGCCAATACTCGCTGCTTATTTAGCTACATGTTTGCTCACCCTGGCAAAAAAACCATGTTTATGAGTATGGAATTTGGGCAGTGGAGTGAGTGGAATGTTTGGAGTGATTTAGATTGGAAGCTATTGCAGTATGAAGCTCATCAGCAATTAAAGCAGTTTTTCCAAGATTTAAATCATCTCTATCGCTCTGAACCAGCCTTATATTCCCAGGATTTTGCTGAGGAAGGGTTTGAGTGGATTGATTGTACTGACAATCGCCATAGTGTTGCTTCTTTTATTCGTCGTGACAAAGATAGTAATGATTTTGTGATTACCGTTTGCAATTTCACCCCTCAACCCCACTCCCATTACCGGATTGGTGTTCCGGAAATGGGTTTTTACACAGAGTTATTTAATAGTGATGCTCGCAAATATGGCGGCAGTAACATGGGTAACTTAGGCGGGAAGTGGACTGATAACTGGTCGATGCATAATCGTGAGTATTCTATAGATCTGTGCTTGCCGCCTCTAGGTGTACTGATTTTGAAATTGGATAAAAAGAAGACAACAGCAGCGCTGAAGCAAGAGTCATAA
- a CDS encoding caspase, EACC1-associated type, producing the protein MAKIALLIGVSEYGEGIPPLSSALNDVEAMERVLQNPNLGGFEQVKRLLNPDAIAMRQAIQKLFKGASKDDLVLFFFSGHGITNDQEHLYLATKNTAKDDFEATAVDASFIQGQSNNCYAKRQVLILDTCYSGSFRQGWRTKSVGVDIKKQLGAEGRVVLTSSSATQTSFEQEGSTLSLYTQYLVEGIETGAADTDNDGNIHTQELHAYAKAKVQAVKPKMMPEIILDKEGFNILLANAPKNPEAEYRKLVEQYAQNGELSKLSYLILKPKRKMLGIPDEKAGQIESEVLEPLRRRFLNLETYKQTFLEIVEQKYPLDEHTLKMLKDYQQDVLGLTDEDVASIELEVTSGKQAEYRKQLQIQKQQEKEEYENSLRYYEQELTKAIKAKYPLDEYVRNGVKHFQQSLGLKDEDVERIEALILTAKQAEYQKQQEERQYTQTTTTKANQENDDVSYEKGINYAQLCDLLKAGEWKKADRETLVVMLKVVGREKEDWLDFGSINNFPIAELRTIDGLWVKYSHGRFGFSVQKRIWESVDQDYTKFGDRVGWRTYKSPIGKSIVEFSEDINKKFGLKEQNLNNVFAKWLNYTDLTFEINAPEGHLPGTVGLGEGKYHDFGGGWACVPAIFDRLDL; encoded by the coding sequence ATGGCTAAGATAGCGCTGCTGATTGGAGTCAGTGAGTACGGTGAAGGTATTCCTCCCCTGTCATCTGCACTCAATGATGTGGAAGCTATGGAACGAGTTTTGCAAAACCCCAACCTGGGAGGTTTTGAGCAGGTTAAACGACTGCTGAATCCCGATGCGATCGCTATGCGACAGGCAATTCAAAAGCTGTTTAAAGGAGCTTCTAAAGATGATTTAGTATTATTCTTTTTCTCTGGTCATGGTATTACTAATGATCAAGAGCATCTATATTTAGCTACTAAAAATACAGCTAAAGACGATTTTGAAGCTACTGCTGTAGACGCAAGTTTTATTCAAGGACAATCAAATAATTGCTATGCTAAACGGCAAGTTTTGATTTTGGATACTTGCTACAGTGGTTCGTTCCGTCAAGGTTGGCGGACAAAAAGTGTCGGTGTCGATATCAAAAAGCAGCTAGGCGCGGAGGGGCGAGTTGTTCTCACATCTTCAAGTGCAACTCAAACGTCATTTGAACAAGAAGGTTCAACACTTTCCCTCTACACTCAGTATTTAGTTGAGGGAATTGAGACAGGTGCAGCAGACACAGACAACGATGGTAATATTCATACACAGGAACTACACGCTTACGCTAAGGCAAAAGTTCAAGCTGTAAAGCCTAAGATGATGCCAGAGATTATTCTGGATAAAGAAGGGTTTAATATTTTACTAGCCAATGCGCCAAAGAATCCAGAGGCAGAGTATCGCAAGCTGGTTGAACAATATGCCCAAAATGGTGAACTTAGTAAACTTTCCTACTTAATTTTAAAACCCAAACGGAAAATGCTTGGAATTCCAGATGAAAAAGCTGGACAAATCGAAAGTGAAGTCTTAGAACCTTTACGCAGACGGTTTTTAAACTTGGAAACCTACAAACAAACTTTTTTGGAGATAGTTGAGCAAAAATATCCACTCGATGAACATACTCTTAAGATGCTAAAAGATTATCAACAGGATGTTTTAGGTCTTACGGATGAAGATGTCGCATCAATTGAGTTAGAAGTTACATCTGGTAAACAAGCAGAATATCGAAAACAGCTTCAGATACAAAAACAACAAGAAAAAGAAGAATATGAAAATAGCCTGCGGTATTATGAGCAGGAATTGACAAAAGCAATTAAAGCAAAGTATCCATTGGATGAATATGTCCGCAATGGGGTAAAACATTTTCAACAATCATTAGGACTGAAGGATGAAGATGTAGAGAGAATTGAAGCATTAATTTTAACAGCAAAACAAGCAGAGTACCAGAAACAACAAGAAGAACGACAATATACTCAAACAACCACGACAAAAGCAAATCAGGAGAATGATGATGTCAGTTATGAGAAGGGTATAAACTATGCACAGTTGTGTGATTTACTCAAAGCTGGAGAGTGGAAAAAAGCAGATCGAGAAACTCTAGTCGTGATGCTCAAAGTCGTTGGAAGAGAAAAAGAAGACTGGCTTGATTTTGGGTCTATCAACAACTTTCCTATCGCTGAATTACGCACTATTGACGGACTATGGGTGAAATACAGTCATGGACGCTTTGGTTTTAGTGTGCAAAAGCGCATTTGGGAAAGTGTAGATCAAGACTACACTAAGTTTGGCGATCGGGTTGGTTGGCGGACGTATAAATCACCTATAGGGAAGAGTATAGTAGAATTTTCAGAAGACATTAATAAAAAGTTCGGATTAAAAGAACAAAACCTAAACAATGTATTTGCAAAATGGCTCAACTACACAGACCTGACTTTTGAAATTAATGCCCCCGAAGGACACCTTCCTGGAACAGTAGGTTTAGGGGAGGGAAAGTACCATGACTTTGGTGGAGGTTGGGCGTGTGTACCAGCTATTTTTGATCGTCTAGACTTGTAA
- a CDS encoding DUF4351 domain-containing protein, with the protein MSFDNVCKVLAEKYPADFVRWLIAEESTNVKVLKTELSLEPIRADSVTFLQTANQILHIEFQTLTQSNPAIPFRMLDYSVRLKRQYKCPVVQVVIFLQQTDDEIAFTEEYVDDTTRHRYRAVRMWEQDSSLFLSNSALLPLAPLCRTDSPRDLLSQVAQEVAKISDRETRQNTAAYIEILAGLRFEKGLIRQLLSEDIMQESVIYQDILQKGEERTIIRQLNRRFGEIDLSLIDQIKLLPIEKLDTLAEALLDFSALSDLVAWLEQNTSI; encoded by the coding sequence GTGAGTTTTGATAATGTCTGTAAAGTGCTGGCAGAAAAATATCCAGCAGATTTTGTTAGGTGGTTAATTGCTGAAGAATCTACCAATGTTAAGGTATTAAAAACTGAGTTAAGTTTAGAACCAATTCGTGCAGATTCTGTGACTTTTCTACAAACCGCTAATCAGATTTTGCATATTGAATTTCAGACTTTAACACAGTCAAATCCAGCGATTCCTTTCCGAATGCTGGATTATTCTGTGAGGTTAAAACGTCAATACAAGTGTCCAGTTGTACAGGTTGTAATATTTTTGCAGCAGACGGATGATGAAATTGCTTTTACTGAAGAATATGTGGATGATACAACTAGACATCGCTATCGTGCAGTAAGAATGTGGGAGCAAGATTCCAGCTTATTTTTGAGTAATTCGGCATTGTTACCGTTAGCACCTTTGTGTCGAACTGATTCTCCACGAGATTTATTATCGCAGGTTGCTCAGGAAGTCGCTAAAATTTCAGATAGGGAGACAAGGCAAAATACGGCAGCATATATTGAGATTTTAGCAGGTTTGCGGTTTGAGAAGGGTTTGATTCGTCAGTTATTAAGTGAGGATATTATGCAAGAATCGGTTATTTATCAGGATATTTTGCAGAAAGGTGAGGAACGTACAATCATACGTCAGCTTAATCGACGTTTTGGTGAAATAGATTTGTCATTAATTGATCAGATTAAACTGTTACCTATTGAAAAACTAGATACTTTGGCAGAAGCGTTACTAGATTTTTCAGCTTTATCTGATTTAGTTGCTTGGCTTGAGCAAAATACGAGCATTTAA
- a CDS encoding MFS transporter produces the protein MLKSNPNSIFTKVTLLVISTLTVMSGATIAPSLPAMREHFSNVPNADYLVRLALTLPALFIALGAPLVGIIIDKLGRKPLLIIALIIYGIAGSSGLVLNSLNFILVGRALLGISVAGIMTTATTLIADYYIGAVRAQFLGLQAAFMGLGGVFFLSFGGFIADINWRYPFGIYSFSLLLVPCAVFFLTEPERNQAINPNQGIVSETPQSLPVNLVIITYGIGILTQIVFYLIPVQLPFYLKQLFSAGASQSGLAIALATLFSAMASLLYRQIKAKLSFTAIYGIAFLNMGIGYCFISLGTAYPVVLLGLAVAGSGLGLLMPNMNFCLTSVTPDAMRGKILSGVTTSLFLGQFLSPLLSQPISSRLGLATTYASAGGFMLVLAAIALVTLWKWR, from the coding sequence ATGCTTAAATCCAATCCCAACTCAATTTTTACTAAAGTCACCCTATTAGTAATTAGCACCCTCACAGTCATGTCAGGTGCGACCATCGCCCCATCCTTACCCGCGATGCGGGAACATTTTAGTAACGTTCCTAATGCAGATTATTTAGTCAGATTAGCCCTAACTTTACCTGCATTATTTATTGCATTAGGTGCGCCATTAGTTGGGATTATTATTGATAAACTTGGACGTAAACCCTTATTAATTATCGCTTTAATTATCTACGGAATTGCCGGAAGTTCCGGTTTAGTTCTCAATAGTTTGAACTTCATTTTAGTTGGTAGGGCATTACTGGGAATTAGTGTAGCTGGAATTATGACCACCGCTACAACCCTAATTGCAGATTACTACATTGGGGCAGTAAGGGCGCAATTTTTAGGATTACAAGCCGCATTTATGGGTTTGGGAGGTGTGTTTTTCCTCTCCTTTGGTGGTTTTATTGCTGATATCAATTGGCGTTATCCCTTCGGTATTTACTCATTTTCGTTGCTGCTGGTTCCCTGTGCGGTATTTTTCCTGACAGAACCAGAACGCAACCAAGCAATAAACCCAAATCAAGGAATAGTTTCAGAGACTCCCCAGAGTTTGCCCGTGAACTTAGTAATTATCACTTATGGAATTGGTATATTAACCCAGATTGTATTTTATTTAATTCCCGTCCAACTACCTTTTTATCTGAAACAACTATTCAGTGCTGGTGCGTCTCAAAGTGGACTTGCGATCGCACTCGCAACTTTGTTCTCTGCTATGGCTTCTTTGTTATACAGACAAATCAAGGCAAAACTCAGCTTTACCGCTATTTACGGCATTGCTTTCCTAAATATGGGGATTGGTTACTGCTTCATTAGTTTGGGAACAGCCTATCCAGTAGTATTGTTAGGGTTAGCTGTGGCAGGTTCTGGTTTAGGCTTATTAATGCCAAATATGAATTTTTGCTTGACTTCCGTTACACCTGATGCAATGCGAGGGAAAATTTTAAGCGGGGTGACAACATCACTATTTTTAGGACAGTTTCTCTCACCGTTATTGAGTCAACCTATAAGTAGCAGATTGGGTTTAGCCACCACCTACGCATCTGCAGGAGGATTTATGTTAGTTTTGGCTGCGATCGCGTTAGTTACTTTGTGGAAATGGCGTTAA
- a CDS encoding GAF domain-containing protein, protein MGQQQKPIATEQNIVSLGRVLQSLREEDNVDALIETIITYIKDQFDYKLIWVALYDPLSHILTGKGGLPSGRDSSYLRQKLVLSPGDLLEQVVIEQIPVGVADLQIETRIEGWQEVAKKLQIQGTIILPIRYKDRCLGLLMLGSTRWGYLLPSDAKARLTMILGEMAGTLHQYELCNQQKQTKRMEEPILQLLGQLQSANSLEQRLESVVKVAHDFIKPSHTHIYWFEREGRYFWRRFSSQRKGKNHENSPNQLSVEDLSDFYYSLSVNEVVAIGNGQSSLKSQFTAQLLEKLKVQTTSVAQASLMAAPIIWQKDLLGFIAVEASEARIWQDTDKRFIQAVAGLISLVAPTAEMDATVQQIRADSELTSQVAQGIYGNSNFEEVLRDCGTKMLSRLRATRFLLLHRSPEENKYQLLRQYQIPNRRSLSMELEELREVDLLLMQHTKEAVAIENINEDLRFFNWRLSLSTAKVRSLMVCNCVPGVAPNSLVVIISDSDRAWTTEEKKLTQIVAQQVGVITRQWELHADNAQQQEIMQTFQNSLRILEQAQIAETDFLDTSSDLAKNQQLEVISLKQIASLLDSPFVVLLSWMPGEEYAKIIPGVIDNNKFAFDLEAKIAIKTEALIQWTLDTTRISKFEFSDIPEETKKWLHGVEFGQILVMVLRTDPNYEPTGLVIIADHLQRNWSEQSLIAAETLICQLAWSRRQKQVTQLLLANRQQLRQLNWYKHRRWEENQRINTALLNQITDIGIPSNDLSQMRYQQLIRQLVQNNQSVAEVFTQEQWQLQINHEQTPIAGILKRSLERVDALIKQHKLWVGIHGLGQTSEDYNIDQADSLLSQTALTVAGDFSKIELVINELLISACQRSVRHGRVDIWCRRLDERTTSVAQASLELSITDNGNIDLKLLTELYEHIPKDLLAVSSLDQPPGINLSVCQNLIKQQAGELNFYQLPDGRIVSRLLLPLGTSNLTY, encoded by the coding sequence ATGGGGCAGCAACAGAAACCGATAGCCACCGAGCAAAATATTGTTTCCTTAGGACGGGTGCTTCAGAGTCTTCGGGAAGAGGATAATGTTGACGCTCTGATTGAGACGATTATTACTTATATTAAAGACCAATTTGACTATAAGTTAATTTGGGTAGCACTCTATGATCCCCTCAGCCATATTTTAACTGGTAAGGGGGGTTTACCTTCTGGAAGAGATAGCTCTTATCTCCGGCAAAAACTGGTTTTGAGTCCTGGAGACTTGTTAGAACAAGTTGTGATTGAACAGATTCCCGTTGGTGTTGCAGATTTACAGATCGAAACTCGAATAGAGGGATGGCAGGAAGTAGCCAAAAAGCTGCAAATTCAGGGAACAATTATTTTACCAATTCGCTACAAAGACCGCTGTCTCGGCTTGTTGATGTTGGGTTCTACCCGTTGGGGTTATTTGCTGCCAAGCGATGCTAAAGCCAGACTGACGATGATTTTGGGCGAGATGGCAGGAACCCTCCACCAGTATGAGTTGTGTAATCAACAAAAGCAGACTAAAAGGATGGAGGAGCCAATATTGCAATTATTGGGACAATTGCAGTCGGCAAATAGTCTAGAACAACGCTTAGAGTCAGTTGTGAAGGTGGCACATGATTTTATTAAGCCTTCCCATACACATATTTACTGGTTTGAGCGGGAAGGAAGATACTTTTGGCGAAGATTTAGTAGTCAAAGAAAGGGCAAAAATCATGAAAATAGTCCAAATCAGCTTTCTGTTGAGGATTTGAGCGATTTTTATTACTCCTTGTCGGTGAATGAGGTGGTTGCCATTGGCAATGGACAAAGTTCTCTCAAAAGTCAATTTACTGCCCAATTGTTGGAAAAATTGAAAGTGCAAACCACTAGCGTCGCGCAAGCTTCGCTCATGGCTGCCCCCATTATCTGGCAAAAGGATCTCCTTGGTTTTATCGCTGTGGAAGCCAGTGAAGCCAGGATTTGGCAAGATACAGATAAAAGATTTATTCAAGCTGTAGCAGGTTTGATTTCGTTGGTGGCACCAACAGCCGAAATGGATGCGACAGTACAACAAATCCGCGCTGATTCGGAATTAACTAGCCAAGTGGCACAAGGCATTTATGGTAATAGCAATTTTGAGGAAGTTTTGCGCGATTGTGGCACAAAAATGCTATCAAGATTGCGGGCAACACGTTTTCTTCTACTGCATCGAAGTCCAGAGGAAAACAAGTATCAACTTTTACGTCAATACCAAATTCCTAACCGTCGTTCCCTTTCCATGGAGTTAGAAGAGCTACGGGAAGTTGATTTACTATTAATGCAACATACCAAAGAAGCCGTTGCCATCGAAAATATTAATGAAGATTTACGCTTCTTTAACTGGCGATTATCCTTGTCTACAGCCAAAGTGCGATCGCTCATGGTTTGTAACTGTGTTCCTGGTGTAGCACCAAACTCATTAGTAGTGATTATCTCAGACAGCGATCGCGCCTGGACTACAGAAGAGAAAAAACTTACACAAATTGTCGCTCAACAAGTTGGAGTAATTACCCGTCAGTGGGAACTCCACGCTGACAACGCGCAACAGCAAGAAATTATGCAAACTTTCCAAAATTCTTTAAGGATTTTAGAACAAGCACAGATTGCGGAAACTGATTTTCTGGACACTTCATCTGACTTAGCCAAAAATCAGCAGTTAGAAGTTATTTCATTAAAACAAATTGCCTCACTTTTAGACAGTCCCTTTGTTGTTTTGTTGTCTTGGATGCCTGGTGAAGAATATGCCAAAATCATTCCCGGTGTTATTGATAACAATAAATTCGCCTTTGATCTTGAGGCAAAAATAGCAATTAAAACCGAAGCTTTAATTCAGTGGACATTAGATACAACCAGGATTTCCAAATTTGAATTCAGTGATATCCCGGAAGAAACTAAAAAATGGTTACACGGAGTTGAATTTGGTCAAATTTTGGTGATGGTACTACGCACCGACCCTAATTACGAACCTACAGGATTAGTAATAATCGCCGACCATTTACAGCGCAACTGGTCAGAACAAAGCCTAATTGCCGCAGAAACCCTGATTTGTCAGTTAGCCTGGTCACGTCGTCAAAAACAAGTCACTCAATTACTATTAGCCAACCGTCAACAACTACGCCAATTAAACTGGTATAAACATAGACGCTGGGAAGAAAACCAACGTATCAACACAGCTTTGCTGAACCAAATTACTGATATTGGGATTCCCAGTAACGATTTATCGCAAATGCGCTACCAGCAATTAATTCGCCAACTGGTACAAAATAATCAGTCAGTTGCAGAAGTATTTACCCAAGAGCAATGGCAGTTACAAATAAATCATGAGCAAACTCCAATTGCTGGTATTCTGAAGCGATCGCTTGAACGAGTTGATGCTCTAATTAAACAACATAAACTATGGGTGGGAATACATGGTTTGGGGCAAACCTCCGAAGATTACAATATTGATCAAGCTGATTCCCTATTATCTCAAACTGCTTTAACTGTTGCCGGAGATTTTAGTAAAATTGAACTAGTAATCAATGAACTATTAATTTCAGCTTGTCAGCGTTCAGTTAGACATGGAAGAGTAGATATTTGGTGTCGTCGTTTAGATGAGCGAACGACTTCCGTCGCCCAAGCTTCGCTTGAATTATCAATTACTGATAATGGCAATATAGATTTAAAATTGCTAACAGAACTCTACGAGCATATACCCAAGGACTTACTGGCTGTTTCTAGCCTAGATCAACCCCCAGGTATAAATCTCTCAGTTTGTCAAAACCTAATCAAACAACAAGCAGGAGAACTCAATTTTTACCAACTACCAGATGGTCGCATTGTAAGTCGTCTATTATTACCTTTAGGAACTAGCAACTTAACTTATTAG